CCGGGCACGATCATTGTTCCGGAGAACAGAATGACCAGTAACCCAACGATTCGGGTAATGGCACGAAAATGCATTCTGCCGTTTCCTTAAGATAAAAATTAGGGGTCTACCGGTTCGAGCACCAGCGCTCCCCGGCTAACGTCCGTCAAATTACGCGTAAACCCGGCAACCTGCGCATGGGGCAACGCTAACGTGAGCGAGACGACATCCAAAAAATCCGTCTTAAGCAGTTCTCCTTCAAAACGCTGCACCAGCCGTTCGATATCGCCCAGCTGCGCGTAATCGCAGCGTAGCTGAAAACGGCGCATGGGTATTTTCTGTTTCCGCACCAGCTGCTTTAACGCCAGCTGTACACCGCCGCCATAGGCTTTTACCAGCCCGCCGGTACCCAGCATAATACCGCCGTAGTAGCGCACCACGACTGCGGTAATTTCACCTACCCGGCTTCCCATCAGCTGCGCCAGCATCGGCTTGCCCGCCGTCCCGGAAGGCTCACCGTCATCCGAAAAGCCGAGCTGCTGCGAGTCATCGGGATGACCCGCCACATACGCCCAGCAGTGATGGCGGGCTGTCGGATGCTCCGCTTTTATCTGCTGGACAAACGCCCGTGCGGCATCAGCGCCCTCGGTATGCGCCAGCAGGGTAATAAAGCGGCTCTTTTTTATCGTCTCTTCGCTGATAGTGAGTGGCTCAGCGGGAATATCATAAACGTCCATCATGCCAGATGCAGATTACGCGTCATGTTCTCGATACGGTCCGCATATATCACTACGTTATCTTCAATGCGAACGCCACCGTACGGCTGTAAGGCATCAATTGCCTGCCAGTTGAAGTGCTGGCTGTATTTGCCATCGCGCCACGGGGCCAGCAGCGACTCGATGATATAGAAGCCAGGCTCAATGGTCAGCACCATGCGCGGCTCAAGCACACGGGTGCAGCGCAGGAACGGATACTGTTGCGGCGCAGCCAGATGCGTGCCTTTATCATCCTGCATAAAGCCAGCGACATCATGTACCTGTAAACCCAGCGGATGCCCCAGGCCATGTGGCATGAAAGGCCCGGTCAGGTTTTCCGCCACCATCGCCTCCGCGCTGATGCCGCGTACCAGATCGAACTTCAGCAGCAGTTCGGCAATACGCTGATGCATTTGCAGATGGTAGTCGGTATAGCGCACGCCTGCTTTTAACGTACCGATTAAGGCTAATTCATGATGATTCATCTCCTGCACGATCTGGGCAAACAGCGAATTATTTTGTGCAGCGTAAGTACGCGTCAGATCGGCAGCGTAGCCGTTATATTCGGCACCGGCATCAATCAGGAAACTGCGGCGCTGCGGCGGTGCCTGATGATCAAGTTTGGTGTAGTGCAGCACTGCCGCGTGCTCGTTAAGGGCGATGATATTGCCGTAAGGCACATCGGTATCACGATGGCCGGTCGCGGTCAGATAGGCCAGATTGATATCGAATTCGCTCATGCCTGAGAGAAATGCTTCCTGCGCCGCCCGATGTCCTGCTACCGCCAGTTTCTGCGCTTCACGCATGCAGGCCAACTCATAATCCGTTTTATGGGAGCGGTGGTAGTGCAGGAAATCAATCGCGCCCTGTGGATTAATATGTTCAGCGCTGATACCCAGCTGCATTGCACGCTGTGGTACCGGGCCGATATAGGCGACGTTTTGGCGCTGTGCAGGCAGCAGGTTGCCAATCTCATCCGCCTTTTTCAGCGCGATGAGCTCTATTTCATCCGTCCAGAAGCTGTGCGGCAGCGGCTCAACGCTGTGCCAGTAATCTACCGGCGACCAGAACCAGAGTTTCGGCTTATTAACACCATCCACCCACAACCAGCAGTTAGGCACCTGTGTTACCGGCACCCAGGCTTTAAACTGCGGGTTAACTTTGAAAGGGTAATCGTGGTCATCAAGAAACACCGTCAGCAGCTCGCCGGAATGGATCAGCATAGCGTCCAGCTGAAAACGCGCCAGAACCTGTTGCGCGCGCTGTTGTAACGTTGCGATGTGATCTTTGTACAAGGTAGCCAGCTTATCCATTGTCGTACTCCGTATCAGCAAAATTGCCCGCATCTTACCACAGCGAGGGAGAGGATGCCGTGTCGCCGCTTCCTGTGATCTTGTTTGCAAATGATCAAACTTCCGTTTGCAAATAATTAACATAAATCCCACACTCTCGATCATCTGGTACGACCAGATCCCTTTATCGCGGTTTCAGGAGACGGACATGCTCTACCAAGGCGACACCCTTTCCCTTGACTGGCTGGACGATGGCATCGCCGAGCTGGTTTTCAACGCGCCCGGCTCGGTAAACAAACTGGATACGCAAACCGTAGCCAGCCTGGGCGAAGCCATCGCTATACTGGAAAAACAGACGGCGCTGAAGGGCGTTCTGCTCAGTTCAGCTAAGTCAGCGTTTATCGTTGGCGCAGATATCACCGAATTTTTATCCCTGTTCAACGCACCACCGGAAAAGCTGGCAGACTGGCTCGCCTTTGCCAACAGCATCTTTAACCGTCTGGAAGATCTGCCGGTGCCCACGATTTCTGCGGTACAGGGCTACGCGTTAGGCGGCGGCTGCGAATGTATTCTTGCTACCGACTATCGTATCGCTACGCCGGACGCCCGCATCGGGCTACCGGAAACCCGACTGGGCATCATGCCTGGCTTTGGCGGCTCGGTACGTCTGCCTCGCCTGCTGGGTGCGGATAGTGCGCTGGAAATTATCGCTGCGGGAAAAGATGTAGATGGCAACCGCGCGCTGGCGCTGGGCCTGGTGGATGCGGTGGTGCCGGAAGAAAAACTGCGGGCTGGCGCAATTGCCATGCTGGAAATGGCTATCGCTGACGGCGAAATCTGGCGTCAACGTCGTCAGCCCAAACTCCAGCCGCTGAAGCTGAGCCCCATCGAAGCGGCGATGAGCTTCAGCGTGGCAAAGAGTATGGTGCAGCAAACGGCTGGCAAACATTACCCTGCGCCGCTTAAAGCAGTGAAAACTGTCGAAGCGGCGGCAGGCTTAGGCCGCGACGAGGCGCTGAAGCTGGAAACGGCGGCATTTGTCCCGCTGGCACAGTCCAAAGAAGCACGTGCGTTGGTCGGTATCTTCCTGAACGACCAGTATCTGAAAAGCAAAGCGAAAAAGCTGGCGCAGCAGGCTTCTGTACCGCAACAGGCCGCAGTGCTGGGCGCAGGCATTATGGGCGGCGGCATCGCCTTTCAGTCAGCCTGGAAAGGCGTACCGGTGCTGATGAAAGATATCAGCGAGAAAGCGCTGACGCTGGGTATGAGCGAAGCGGGCAAGCTGCTGAATAAACAGCTGGAGCGCGGCAAGATTAATGGGTTACAGCTCGCCACCGTACTTTCTACCATCCAGCCTACCCTTTCATTCTCCGGCTTTGAGCGTGCAGATATTGTGGTGGAAGCAGTAGTGGAAAATCCGCAGATCAAAGCAAAGGTGTTGGCGGAAGCCGAAGCACAGCTGGGCGATAACGCTATCCTGGCCTCCAACACCTCAACCATTCCCATTAGTCTGCTGGCGCAATCCCTGAAGCGGCCGGAAAACTTTTGCGGTATGCATTTCTTTAACCCGGTACACCGTATGCCGCTGGTTGAGGTGATTCGCGGCGAAAAAACGTCGGAAGGGACGCTGGCAAAAGTGGTCGCCTGGGCCAGTAAAATGGGCAAAACGCCGATCGTGGTAAACGACTGTCCCGGTTTTTTCGTCAACCGCGTGCTGTTCCCCTACTTCGCCGCGTTTAGTTTGCTGCTACGTGACGGTGCCGATTTCCGCCAGATCGACAAAGTCATGGAGAAGCAGTTTGGCTGGCCGATGGGCCCCGCTACGCTGCTGGACGTCGTCGGGATCGATACCGCACACCATGCACAAAGCGTAATGGCTGATGGTTTCCCTTCGCGTATGAAAAAAGAGGGCCGCGATGCCATCGACGTGCTGTTTGAAGCTCAGCGCTTCGGTCAGAAAAACCAGCGCGGCTTTTATGCCTGGGAGAAAGACAACAAGGGCAAAACGAAGAAAGTGGCAGATAGCGAAACCGATACGCTGCTGCAAAGCGTTAGCGCTCCCGGACGTGTCTTTACCGATGAAGAGATCGTCGCCCGAATGATGATCCCGATGATCAACGAAGTGGTGCGCTGCCTTGAAGAACGCATTATCGCCAGCCCGGCGGAAGCGGATATGGCACTGGTTTACGGGCTGGGCTTCCCTCCTTTCCACGGCGGTGCCTTCCGTTATCTCGATACCTTTGGCAACGCAGCCTTTGTGGAGCTGGCGCAGCGTTATCAGGCGCTTGGGCCGCTCTATGGGCTACCCGACGCGCTGTTGACGAAGGCGCGGCAACACGAAAGCTGGTATCCGCCTGCCGAACCGATTACTGATATCGCGCTGGCAACGGCGTGAGGAGCAAAATAATGGAAAAGGTCGTTATCGTTGATGCTATCCGCACGCCTATGGGGCGCTCTAAAGGCGGCGCGTTTCGCCATGTCAGGGCGGAAGATCTCTCCGCGCATCTGATGCGCAGCCTGCTCAGCCGCAACCCGCAGCTGGAGCCAGCGGCACTGGATGATATTTACTGGGGCTGCGTACAGCAAACGCTGGAACAAGGTTTTAATATCGCACGTAATGCCGCGCTGCTGGCGGAGATCCCGCATAGCGTACCGGCCACCACGGTGAACCGTCTCTGCGGTTCATCAATGCAGGCGCTGCATGATGCCGCACGCGCCATCATGGTGGGCGACGCCGAAGCTTGTCTGATTGGCGGCGTAGAACATATGGGCCACGTGCCGATGAATCACGGCGTTGATTTCCATCCGGGCCTGAGCCGCACGGTAGCCAAAGCCGCAGGTATGATGGGGTTAACCGCCGAAATGCTGGCACGTATGCATCATATCAGCCGTGATATGCAGGATGCGTTTGCCGCCCGTTCGCATCAGCGCGCCTGGGCCGCTACGCAGGCGGGCCACTTCCGCAACGAGATTGTGGCAACCAGCGGACACGATGCCGACGGCGTTCTCAAGCGTTACGACTTTGACGAAGTCATTCGCAGCGATACCAGCGCCGCAGGTCTGGCAACGTTAAAACCCGCATTCGATCCGGTGAACGGCACGGTCACCGCAGGCAGTTCGTCGGCCCTGTCGGACGGCGCGGCAGCGATGCTGGTAATGAGCGAATCACGGGCGCGTGAGCTGGGCATGACGCCGCGCGCGCGTATCCGCTCAATGGCGGTAGTCGGCTGCGATCCGTCGATTATGGGTTACGGGCCGGTGCCCGCCTCAAAGCTGGCATTAAAGCGCGCCGGACTAAACATCAGCGATATCGATCTGTTTGAGCTGAATGAGGCTTTTGCTGCCCAGACGCTGCCGTGCATTAAGGATCTGGGACTGATGGAGCAGATTGATGAGAAGGTTAACCTCAACGGCGGCGCAATTGCATTAGGCCATCCGCTGGGCTGCTCCGGCGCACGCATCAGCACCACGCTGATTAACCTGATGGAACGGCATGACGCCCAGTTCGGCCTTGCCACTATGTGTATCGGCCTGGGTCAGGGCATCGCTACCGTTTTTGAACGCGTCTGATACGACATGCTTGTGGTTTTTCCCGCCTGTCAGGGGCGGGTTTTTTATGCGTGAAGCCCGCCCGGATCAGATAAAAGCAAAGGCATCGCCATACATATGCGCTTCCTGCGCGCCGCGTTCAGCGCAGAAACGTTCTCTGGCGATCTTGGCCATCTCAAAGCGTCCGGCGATATAGATATCATATTCAGCCAGCGAGCCGAAATCCTGCATCACCGCCGTTAACACGGTTCCGTTTCTGCCCTGCCAACCTGCTTCCGGTTGTTCAACAACCGGCACCACCTTCAGCTTCGGATGACGTACCGCCAGCGCGTTCAGCTCTGCCAGGTCGTAGAGATGATGCACTTCGCGCCCGCCCCAATAGATGGCGATATCGCGATTCGGCTGCTGAGCCAGCGCAGTCAGCAAAATAGAGCGTACGTAGGAAAAACCGGTGCCGCCCGCAATCAGAATCATCGGGCGCGTACTTTCTTCACGCAGCCAGGCATCGCCGTGTGGAATATCCACCACTACCTCGCGCTGTTGCTGGATGCGTTCCATCACCGCCATAGCATAGAGGTTAAGCTCAGAGGCGCCGATATGCAGTTCAATAATATCTTTTTCCATCGGCGTAGAGGCCATAGAGAACGGGCGTTTATCTCGTTCATCCATCACCACCATCAGGTACTGACCGGCACGGAAGGAGAAATCCGCCGCCGGCACCAGACGTACGCGATAAACCGTGTCGGCAATCGCCTCTACTGAAGTCACTTTACAGCTTAACGTTGTCATCGTTCCCTCTGTCGGGTCGTCATTCGTAATTTGCTCCATCAGGGTGACGGCAAATCGTTAAAAATTCCCAGCCTATCCCAGATAGCATCAACGCGCGCCGTGACCGCCGGATCTTTTACGATCGGACGTCCCCATTCACGCTGCGTTTCACCCGGCCATTTATTAGTGGCATCCAGACCCATTTTGGAACCCAACCCTGAAACCGGCGAAGCAAAATCAAGGTAGTCGATCGGCGTATTTTCGATCAGCACCGTATCACGCGCCGGGTCCATACGCGTAGTAATCGCCCAGATCACATCATTCCAGTCGCGGGCATTTACGTCGTCATCGCAAACAATCACGAATTTGGTGTACATAAACTGACGCAGGAAAGACCAGACGCCCATCATTACCCGCTTGGCATGTCCGGCGTACTGCTTTTTCATCGTCACCACAGCCAGACGATAGGAGCAGCCTTCCGGCGGCAGATAAAAATCGACAATCTCAGGAAACTGCTTAATCAGAATCGGCACCAACACTTCATTGAGCGCTACGCCCAGCACCGCGGGCTCATCCGGCGGACGCCCGGTATAAGTGGAGTGGTAAATCGCGTTGCGGCGCTGCGTAACGTGGGTCACGGTAAATACCGGGAAGTTATCTACTTCATTATAGTAGCCCGTATGATCGCCGTACGGCCCTTCCGGTGCCATATCACCCGGTTCGATATAGCCTTCCAGTACAATTTCAGCGCTGGCAGGCACTTCAAGATCGCTGGAAAGGCACTTCACCACTTCTGATTTAGTGCCGCGTAACAGCCCTGCAAACGCATACTCTGACAAGGTATCCGGCACCGGCGTCACCGCGCCAAGAATGGTTGCAGGATCGGCACCCAGCGCCACCGCGACCGGGAAACGTTCGCCGGGATGCGCCTTACACCACTCCTGGAAATCGAGCGCGCCGCCGCGGTGCGACAGCCAGCGCATAATCAGGCGGTTTTTACCGATCACCTGCTGGCGATAGATGCCAAGGTTCTGACGCTCTTTATGCGGCCCGCGCGTGACCGTCAATCCCCAGGTAATCAGTGGCGCGGCATCGTCCGGCCAGCACTGCATAACCGGAATACGCGACAGATCCACCTCGTCGCCCTGCCACACCTGTTCCTGACACGGTGCGCTGCGCAGCCGCCTGGTCGGCATGTTCAGCACCTGTTTGAACTGCGGCATTTTATCGAACAGATCGCGAAAGCCTTTCGGCGGCTCTGGCTCTTTGAGAAATGCCAGCAACTTGCCAACTTCACGCAGCGCGCTGACCTCTTCCTGCCCCATGCCCAGCGCCACGCGCTTCGGCGTGCCGAACAGGTTGCACAGCACCGGCATATCGTAGCCTTTCGGATTTTCAAACAGCAGGGCCGGGCCGCCAGCGCGCAGGGTGCGATCGGCGATTTCGGTCATCTCCAGGATAGGATCGACCTCCAGCGTTATACGTTTTAACTCGCCACGCTGTTCAAGCAGCGTAAGGAACTCGCGTAAATCGTGGTATTTCATCAGTTTCATTATTCAGGGCGCAGAATCAGCCATTATAAGGAGGATTCGGCGGATATGCTGAGTTTTGTGTATATCCTCAACAATCGGGATACGACACCTGTAGCGCAATCCTGTGGATAATACTTTTCTTTTTTGTTAAAAGGTTGCGCTGCGAGTCTGAACCAACGATGCGGTATTCGTCAATTTACAATTATGTAATTTACCGCAATCGGTCCGTTGTTAACGTTTTTTCAGGCGATCCGCAACGGCCTGAATCACACTAAATCCCTACGATATACGAGGTTAGCATCCAACGTGATGTCGCTACCGATTTGATAACAGTTTTGCTATTCTTAACCTTCATAAACTGGAAAGCGACATTATGGAATCCTGGTACCTCCTCTACTGCAAACGTGGTCAGCTATTACGCGCGAAAGAGCATCTGGAACGACAGGCGGTCCATTGCCTGAGTCCTATGATTGCCATGGAAAAAATCGTGCGCGGAAAACGTACTACCGTAGAAGAGCCGCTGTTTCCTAACTATCTGTTTATCGAATTCGATCCGGAAGCGATTCACACCACAACAGTCAGCGCAACGCGCGGCGTCAGCCACTTTGTACGCTTTGGCGCACATCCGGCAATCGTACCGCCAGACGTGATTGATGCGCTGAGCGCCAGCACACCGGAAAAGATGATCGATCCTGATACGCCCCGCCCGGGCGATCGGGTAGTGATCGTTAAGGGTGCACTGGAAGGGCTGGAGGCCATTTTCACCGAGCCGGACGGCGAAGCACGCTCCATGCTGTTGCTTACCCTGTTAAATAAACAGATCAGGCAGAGCGTTGAAAACGGTTCATTTCGCAAAGCCTGATTTTCCGTTGGTAACCAGCCCGACTGCCTGTTTCTTATGTACGTCTACAGGCGGAACAGGCGACGGCTGTTGGCGTCAGTTTGCTGCGCCAGCCAGACGGCATCCTCCCCACGCCACTGCGCCACCTGCTGCACGATATGCGGCAAAAAGCAGGGTTCATTGCGGCGCGATGTCGGACGTGGACGCATATCACGTGGCAGCAGCCAGGGCGCGTCCGTTTCCAACAGCAGCCGCTCGGCTGGAATCTGCGGCAGCAGCTCGCGCAGCGTCATGCCACGCCGTTCATCACATACCCAGCCGGTAATTCCCACCGACAGCCCCAGGCTTAAACATTCGGCCAGCTCCTCCGCCGTGCCGGTAAAGCAGTGCACTACCGCGCCGGGCAGCTGCGCGATCCACGGCTTCAGCACCGCAATAAAACGCTGATGCGCATCGCGACAGTGCAGAAATACCGGCATCTGTAGCTCCGCCGCCAGCGCCAGCTGGGCATCGAAAGCATATTCTTGCTGATCGTGGGCGGAAAAGTTGCGGTTAAAATCCAGCCCGCATTCTCCGATGGCCACTACCTGCGGCTTTTCCGCCAGACGACGCAGCGTGGCGGCGGTATCCGCTGACCATTCGCTGGCATGATGAGGATGAACGCCAGCCGTAGACCAGCAAAAATCTGGATGGCGCTGCGCCAGGCTCTGCGCCTGCTGGCTCTCCAGCGCGTTGGTGCCGGTAATCAGCATGCCGGTGAGGCCTGCTTCGCGTGCGCGCGCTACTACCTGCGCACGATCTTTCGCAAACTGCGTGCTGGTCAGGTTTACACCGATATCAAACATGGGAATGTCCTGAAAATATTAACCGCCCGAATGGGCGGTTAGCGATGAATATTTTCCCGCCCTGGCGGGCCCTGCGTCGCGCGTCAGGCGTCGTTTTCTTGCTCTTCGTCGCGATCCTGACGCCCTTTGCCTATATAGAAGCGCGAACAGAATACGCCAACCTCAAACAGGCAGTACATCGGAATAGCGAGCAAAGTTTGCGAAAAAACGTCAGGCGGCGTCAGCAGCATTCCCACGACGAATGCACCAACCAGCATATAAGGACGTTTCTGACGCAGCGCCTCTGGGGTCGTGACGCCGGTCCAGCAAAGCAGCACAATCGCGATCGGCACTTCAAACGCCACGCCGAACGCCATAAACAGCGTCATGACGAAATCGAGATAGCTGGTGATATCGGTCGCCATCGTCACGCCCTGCGGCGCGGTTTTGGCGAAGAAGCCAAACGCCATCGGGAATACGATGAAGTAGGCAAACGCCACGCCGAGATAGAACAGCAGCGTACTGGAGAAGAGCAGCGGCATCACCAGGCGGCGTTCGTGGCGATAAAGCGCCGGCGCGACAAAGGCCCAGATCTGGTAAAGAATCACCGGAACGGCGAGAAATACCGAGACGATGATGGTCAGCTTGATCGGCGTCAGGAACGGCGAAGCGACATCGGTAGCGATCATGCTGGTACCCGCGGGCATCTGCTCGATTAACGGCTCTGCCACCAGCTGGTAAATATTATTAGAGAAATAGACCAGCGCGAGAAAAATGACCAGCACGGCGATAATGCAGTTAAGCAGCCGTTTACGCAGCTCGATCAGGTGGCTGATAAGCGGTTGGGTATCTTCAACGGCCATGTTTATCATTCATTGTTGGTTGAGGGGAAGAGACAGCGTTTTCCTCGGCGGCAATGGGTGCTGAAGCGGAAGCGGCCTGACCCACTGGAGCGGCAGGCGACAGCGCGGCATCTTCAGGCTGAACTACAGATGCCTGCGCTGCGCCCGCTGACGGTGCTTCTGTCGCCGCTGACTGCGGTTCCGTCATCGGCTTCTGCGCTGGCGCGCTGGCCTGCTGATCGGCACTGGCAGGCGTAACGCCGGTATGCTCATCCTCTGGACGTTTGATCAGCGGGTTATGAATCGTATGCGCTTCATCATCAGCCTGCTCATTTTCGCCAAGATAAGAACGACGCATTGAGTCTGCCGTTTTACGCAGCTCCTCCATCGATTCTTTCAGCTCTGGCGAGAGCGTATCTTTGCTGGCCTGTTCGACTTTTTTCAGGCTGTCCTGCAATTCTTGCAGTTTCAGCTCCTGCGCCAGTTCATTTTGTACGTTAGCCGCCAACGAGCGCATCGCGCGAATCCAGCCCACTACCGTTTTAAC
The sequence above is a segment of the Mixta intestinalis genome. Coding sequences within it:
- a CDS encoding IMPACT family protein; protein product: MDVYDIPAEPLTISEETIKKSRFITLLAHTEGADAARAFVQQIKAEHPTARHHCWAYVAGHPDDSQQLGFSDDGEPSGTAGKPMLAQLMGSRVGEITAVVVRYYGGIMLGTGGLVKAYGGGVQLALKQLVRKQKIPMRRFQLRCDYAQLGDIERLVQRFEGELLKTDFLDVVSLTLALPHAQVAGFTRNLTDVSRGALVLEPVDP
- the pepQ gene encoding Xaa-Pro dipeptidase; protein product: MDKLATLYKDHIATLQQRAQQVLARFQLDAMLIHSGELLTVFLDDHDYPFKVNPQFKAWVPVTQVPNCWLWVDGVNKPKLWFWSPVDYWHSVEPLPHSFWTDEIELIALKKADEIGNLLPAQRQNVAYIGPVPQRAMQLGISAEHINPQGAIDFLHYHRSHKTDYELACMREAQKLAVAGHRAAQEAFLSGMSEFDINLAYLTATGHRDTDVPYGNIIALNEHAAVLHYTKLDHQAPPQRRSFLIDAGAEYNGYAADLTRTYAAQNNSLFAQIVQEMNHHELALIGTLKAGVRYTDYHLQMHQRIAELLLKFDLVRGISAEAMVAENLTGPFMPHGLGHPLGLQVHDVAGFMQDDKGTHLAAPQQYPFLRCTRVLEPRMVLTIEPGFYIIESLLAPWRDGKYSQHFNWQAIDALQPYGGVRIEDNVVIYADRIENMTRNLHLA
- the fadB gene encoding fatty acid oxidation complex subunit alpha FadB; amino-acid sequence: MLYQGDTLSLDWLDDGIAELVFNAPGSVNKLDTQTVASLGEAIAILEKQTALKGVLLSSAKSAFIVGADITEFLSLFNAPPEKLADWLAFANSIFNRLEDLPVPTISAVQGYALGGGCECILATDYRIATPDARIGLPETRLGIMPGFGGSVRLPRLLGADSALEIIAAGKDVDGNRALALGLVDAVVPEEKLRAGAIAMLEMAIADGEIWRQRRQPKLQPLKLSPIEAAMSFSVAKSMVQQTAGKHYPAPLKAVKTVEAAAGLGRDEALKLETAAFVPLAQSKEARALVGIFLNDQYLKSKAKKLAQQASVPQQAAVLGAGIMGGGIAFQSAWKGVPVLMKDISEKALTLGMSEAGKLLNKQLERGKINGLQLATVLSTIQPTLSFSGFERADIVVEAVVENPQIKAKVLAEAEAQLGDNAILASNTSTIPISLLAQSLKRPENFCGMHFFNPVHRMPLVEVIRGEKTSEGTLAKVVAWASKMGKTPIVVNDCPGFFVNRVLFPYFAAFSLLLRDGADFRQIDKVMEKQFGWPMGPATLLDVVGIDTAHHAQSVMADGFPSRMKKEGRDAIDVLFEAQRFGQKNQRGFYAWEKDNKGKTKKVADSETDTLLQSVSAPGRVFTDEEIVARMMIPMINEVVRCLEERIIASPAEADMALVYGLGFPPFHGGAFRYLDTFGNAAFVELAQRYQALGPLYGLPDALLTKARQHESWYPPAEPITDIALATA
- the fadA gene encoding acetyl-CoA C-acyltransferase FadA produces the protein MEKVVIVDAIRTPMGRSKGGAFRHVRAEDLSAHLMRSLLSRNPQLEPAALDDIYWGCVQQTLEQGFNIARNAALLAEIPHSVPATTVNRLCGSSMQALHDAARAIMVGDAEACLIGGVEHMGHVPMNHGVDFHPGLSRTVAKAAGMMGLTAEMLARMHHISRDMQDAFAARSHQRAWAATQAGHFRNEIVATSGHDADGVLKRYDFDEVIRSDTSAAGLATLKPAFDPVNGTVTAGSSSALSDGAAAMLVMSESRARELGMTPRARIRSMAVVGCDPSIMGYGPVPASKLALKRAGLNISDIDLFELNEAFAAQTLPCIKDLGLMEQIDEKVNLNGGAIALGHPLGCSGARISTTLINLMERHDAQFGLATMCIGLGQGIATVFERV
- the fre gene encoding NAD(P)H-flavin reductase — translated: MTTLSCKVTSVEAIADTVYRVRLVPAADFSFRAGQYLMVVMDERDKRPFSMASTPMEKDIIELHIGASELNLYAMAVMERIQQQREVVVDIPHGDAWLREESTRPMILIAGGTGFSYVRSILLTALAQQPNRDIAIYWGGREVHHLYDLAELNALAVRHPKLKVVPVVEQPEAGWQGRNGTVLTAVMQDFGSLAEYDIYIAGRFEMAKIARERFCAERGAQEAHMYGDAFAFI
- the ubiD gene encoding 4-hydroxy-3-polyprenylbenzoate decarboxylase; translation: MKYHDLREFLTLLEQRGELKRITLEVDPILEMTEIADRTLRAGGPALLFENPKGYDMPVLCNLFGTPKRVALGMGQEEVSALREVGKLLAFLKEPEPPKGFRDLFDKMPQFKQVLNMPTRRLRSAPCQEQVWQGDEVDLSRIPVMQCWPDDAAPLITWGLTVTRGPHKERQNLGIYRQQVIGKNRLIMRWLSHRGGALDFQEWCKAHPGERFPVAVALGADPATILGAVTPVPDTLSEYAFAGLLRGTKSEVVKCLSSDLEVPASAEIVLEGYIEPGDMAPEGPYGDHTGYYNEVDNFPVFTVTHVTQRRNAIYHSTYTGRPPDEPAVLGVALNEVLVPILIKQFPEIVDFYLPPEGCSYRLAVVTMKKQYAGHAKRVMMGVWSFLRQFMYTKFVIVCDDDVNARDWNDVIWAITTRMDPARDTVLIENTPIDYLDFASPVSGLGSKMGLDATNKWPGETQREWGRPIVKDPAVTARVDAIWDRLGIFNDLPSP
- the rfaH gene encoding transcription/translation regulatory transformer protein RfaH, whose protein sequence is MESWYLLYCKRGQLLRAKEHLERQAVHCLSPMIAMEKIVRGKRTTVEEPLFPNYLFIEFDPEAIHTTTVSATRGVSHFVRFGAHPAIVPPDVIDALSASTPEKMIDPDTPRPGDRVVIVKGALEGLEAIFTEPDGEARSMLLLTLLNKQIRQSVENGSFRKA
- the tatD gene encoding 3'-5' ssDNA/RNA exonuclease TatD; protein product: MFDIGVNLTSTQFAKDRAQVVARAREAGLTGMLITGTNALESQQAQSLAQRHPDFCWSTAGVHPHHASEWSADTAATLRRLAEKPQVVAIGECGLDFNRNFSAHDQQEYAFDAQLALAAELQMPVFLHCRDAHQRFIAVLKPWIAQLPGAVVHCFTGTAEELAECLSLGLSVGITGWVCDERRGMTLRELLPQIPAERLLLETDAPWLLPRDMRPRPTSRRNEPCFLPHIVQQVAQWRGEDAVWLAQQTDANSRRLFRL
- the tatC gene encoding Sec-independent protein translocase subunit TatC, which gives rise to MAVEDTQPLISHLIELRKRLLNCIIAVLVIFLALVYFSNNIYQLVAEPLIEQMPAGTSMIATDVASPFLTPIKLTIIVSVFLAVPVILYQIWAFVAPALYRHERRLVMPLLFSSTLLFYLGVAFAYFIVFPMAFGFFAKTAPQGVTMATDITSYLDFVMTLFMAFGVAFEVPIAIVLLCWTGVTTPEALRQKRPYMLVGAFVVGMLLTPPDVFSQTLLAIPMYCLFEVGVFCSRFYIGKGRQDRDEEQENDA
- the tatB gene encoding Sec-independent protein translocase protein TatB, translated to MFDIGFSELVLVFVIGLVVLGPQRLPIAVKTVVGWIRAMRSLAANVQNELAQELKLQELQDSLKKVEQASKDTLSPELKESMEELRKTADSMRRSYLGENEQADDEAHTIHNPLIKRPEDEHTGVTPASADQQASAPAQKPMTEPQSAATEAPSAGAAQASVVQPEDAALSPAAPVGQAASASAPIAAEENAVSSPQPTMNDKHGR